One segment of Vicugna pacos unplaced genomic scaffold, VicPac4 scaffold_20, whole genome shotgun sequence DNA contains the following:
- the LOC140694221 gene encoding heat shock transcription factor, Y-linked-like: MARSDQFKSILWDDNGTSIVIDEIVFKKEVLERKAPIRIFETGSMNSLVRQLNLYVFSKVQQNFQRSACLADFLEEEKEVSVSSKLQIYHNPNFKRDCHQLLVRIKRRVGIKNASLVSSLPQDINKKLFKGGGNIDITTYLPMKVVSKLQPGSNPRFPVPVTSDTSATSLSRPTHQTSSVYESHPNYN; the protein is encoded by the exons atggctcggagtgaccaatttaaatccatcttgtgggatgataatggaacttccatagtgattgatgaaattgtctttaagaaggaagttttggaaagaaaggcccctatcagaatatttgaaactggaagtatgaacagtttagttagacagcttaacctttatgtgtttagtaaagtgcagcagaattttcaaagatctgcttgtctagctgactttctggaagaagaaaaagaagtctctgtttcaagcaag ctgcagatctaccataatccaaattttaaaagagactgtcaccagcttttagtgagaattaaaagaagagttgggattaaaaatgcctctctggtatcttcattgcctCAAGATATCAACAAGAAGCTctttaaaggagggggtaatattg atatcacaacatatctgccaatgaaggtcgtttctaaacttcaaccagggagcaacccacggtttccagtgccagtgacatctgatacatcagctacctctctttcaaggccaactcatcagacatcttcagtttatgaaagtcatcctaattacaactga